The Cydia splendana chromosome Z, ilCydSple1.2, whole genome shotgun sequence genome window below encodes:
- the LOC134804895 gene encoding uncharacterized protein LOC134804895: MDPITVLQSRIEQLEAKLGLAVSSTPDGQQGDSATSHLLNAAQTMNNATVGHEKLSEAVNMANELNNYTDPNFVEMSEQSDKHKQVVGAAEPMLRHHCSCMHRCKQAVPVLESEPIQHVPEMQATVDNMHQVAAEVKAEADAVSLGIQEIAETCGAAAAAASEQLAGAARRVEQAEHKLFPQRRNGLD; encoded by the exons ATGGATCCAATTACAGTTTTACAAAGTAGAATTGAACAACTTGAAGCAAAGTTAGGTTTAGCTGTGAGTTCGACTCCAGACGGCCAACAGGGAGATTCTGCTACCAGTCATTTACTAAACGCGGCTCAAACTATGAACAATGCCACAGTGGGACACGAAAAGCTCTCTGAAGCTGTGAATATGGCCAATGAACTGAATAATTACACCGACCCAAATTTCGTTGAAATG AGTGAGCAGAGCGACAAGCACAAGCAGGTGGTGGGAGCTGCGGAGCCCATGCTGCGCCACCACTGCTCCTGCATGCACCGCTGCAAACAG gctGTTCCAGTATTAGAGTCTGAACCAATACAGCATGTTCCTGAAATGCAGGCAACTGTTGATAACATGCACCAAGTTGCAGCAGAAGTAAAAGCTGAAGCAGACGCA GTATCGCTTGGAATACAAGAAATAGCAGAGACGTGCGGCGCGGCTGCTGCGGCAGCGTCGGAGCAGCTGGCGGGTGCAGCGCGGCGCGTCGAGCAGGCCGAGCACAAGCTGTTCCCGCAGCGCAGGAACGGCCTGGATTAG